One Vallitalea pronyensis genomic region harbors:
- a CDS encoding ClpP family protease has product MDKNIKINEAAKNKENQQEEVKEYGQVTIQKESDRIHCLTIIGQIEGHVCLPQQNKTTKYEHVLPQLASIEESDDIDGLLLLLNTVGGDVEAGLAIAEMIASLSKPTVSIVLGGGHSIGVPLAVAAKYSFIVPSSTMTIHPVRMSGTVIGVPQTFEYFDKMQDRIIDFITRNSKISRERIKQLMLDTGQLAKDVGTIVVGEETVKEGIIDELGGIDKAIKKLYEMIEAYKGDKKKEEDHKASKDNKDQEGE; this is encoded by the coding sequence ATGGATAAGAATATAAAAATAAATGAAGCAGCAAAAAATAAAGAGAATCAACAAGAAGAAGTAAAAGAATATGGACAAGTAACCATACAAAAAGAAAGTGACCGTATTCACTGTTTAACCATTATTGGGCAGATTGAAGGTCATGTATGCCTGCCTCAGCAAAATAAAACAACCAAATATGAACATGTGCTGCCACAATTAGCATCCATTGAAGAAAGTGATGATATTGATGGTTTGTTATTACTGCTTAACACAGTAGGTGGTGATGTGGAAGCAGGATTAGCCATAGCTGAAATGATTGCATCCCTGAGTAAGCCAACTGTATCCATTGTATTAGGCGGTGGACATTCCATCGGTGTACCTTTAGCTGTGGCTGCAAAATATTCTTTTATTGTACCAAGTTCCACCATGACCATTCATCCAGTACGTATGAGTGGCACAGTGATTGGCGTACCTCAGACCTTCGAGTATTTTGATAAAATGCAGGACCGTATCATTGATTTTATTACACGTAATTCCAAAATCAGTCGTGAGCGTATTAAGCAATTGATGTTAGATACTGGTCAGTTAGCTAAAGATGTAGGTACCATCGTTGTTGGAGAGGAAACGGTTAAAGAGGGTATTATTGATGAGCTTGGCGGTATTGATAAAGCCATTAAAAAACTATATGAGATGATTGAGGCCTATAAAGGGGATAAGAAAAAAGAAGAAGATCATAAAGCATCTAAGGACAATAAGGATCAGGAGGGTGAATAA
- a CDS encoding MutS-related protein, protein MLDLFGKIDKTFIRKRKLKEIDFKQLEAINKVYLREETAIDHTTWKDLDMDNIFSEINYTVTTPGEERLYSWLKNPMDNETALKERQDYLSHFQKESSISQKLRKKLSKIKYYPYNFREIMGTAFFVNYLLLIIFILLSLTNLGIIVYSLSIDINAFIFLLLVSSVNIFIHFRFNTKYGIQLQALSYLIKILVFSKNNKKFIHQVMPELGDRIDRLNAQLKGITNKGAVLFRVEGLDLLADYFNIVFLMKEINFLMISRQVNKHKEEIMALYLLIGELDAILSINRYREDLDYYCEPIIIENEPQIRMTDMYHPLVENPISNSIEVNQSIAITGSNMSGKSTFLRSIGLNVLFAQSICTSLSKAYRSTFYRLITSISLNDDVLQGKSYFLSEAEAIKRMVELKDDDYPSLILIDEVFKGTNPVERLAASMEILNTLAAANTKTLVATHDLQILPELHDYDYYYFTEHVTKDALEFDYKIRKGITTTRNAVKILAFIKYPEDLINRINKRIEEVELSYENEKGE, encoded by the coding sequence ATGCTTGATTTATTCGGAAAAATAGACAAAACGTTTATTAGAAAAAGAAAACTAAAGGAAATTGATTTTAAACAGCTTGAAGCAATTAATAAGGTGTATTTAAGAGAAGAAACAGCTATCGATCATACGACTTGGAAAGATTTAGATATGGATAATATCTTTTCAGAAATCAATTATACGGTGACAACACCAGGGGAAGAACGACTTTATAGCTGGTTAAAGAACCCGATGGATAATGAGACGGCATTAAAAGAACGTCAGGATTATTTAAGTCATTTTCAGAAGGAATCATCCATATCACAGAAGTTGAGGAAAAAACTTTCTAAGATAAAATATTACCCTTATAATTTTAGAGAAATTATGGGGACGGCTTTTTTTGTAAATTATCTTCTGTTAATCATTTTTATACTGCTGTCCTTGACGAACTTGGGTATCATTGTCTATTCACTGTCAATTGATATCAATGCTTTTATCTTTCTATTGTTGGTATCAAGTGTGAATATTTTTATTCATTTTCGATTTAATACCAAATATGGTATACAGCTACAAGCACTGAGTTACTTAATAAAGATTTTGGTGTTTAGCAAAAATAATAAAAAATTTATTCATCAGGTTATGCCTGAATTAGGTGATCGAATCGATAGGTTAAATGCCCAGTTAAAAGGTATAACCAATAAAGGTGCAGTCTTGTTTCGTGTAGAGGGATTGGATTTACTTGCTGATTATTTTAACATAGTCTTTTTGATGAAAGAGATAAATTTTTTAATGATATCGCGGCAAGTTAATAAACATAAGGAAGAGATTATGGCATTATACTTATTAATTGGTGAATTGGATGCCATATTGAGCATTAATCGATATCGGGAGGATTTAGATTATTATTGTGAACCTATCATAATTGAAAATGAACCTCAGATTAGAATGACGGATATGTACCATCCACTTGTGGAGAATCCTATATCCAATTCCATTGAAGTGAATCAGTCCATCGCTATAACAGGATCCAATATGAGTGGTAAATCAACTTTTCTGCGTAGTATCGGCTTGAATGTACTATTTGCTCAGAGTATATGTACCAGCTTATCCAAAGCTTATAGGTCAACATTCTACCGTTTAATTACGTCCATAAGCCTTAATGACGATGTGTTGCAAGGGAAGAGTTATTTCTTATCAGAAGCAGAAGCCATTAAACGCATGGTAGAATTAAAGGATGATGACTATCCATCACTGATCTTAATTGATGAAGTTTTTAAAGGTACAAACCCTGTGGAACGATTAGCTGCATCCATGGAAATATTGAACACACTAGCAGCAGCCAACACCAAGACATTGGTGGCAACACATGATTTGCAGATATTACCTGAACTTCACGATTATGACTACTATTATTTCACGGAACATGTAACCAAAGACGCTCTAGAATTTGACTATAAAATCAGAAAAGGTATTACGACAACACGGAATGCTGTAAAGATTTTAGCGTTTATTAAGTATCCAGAAGACTTGATTAACAGGATTAATAAGCGTATAGAAGAGGTGGAATTATCTTATGAAAATGAGAAGGGAGAATGA
- a CDS encoding dipicolinate synthase subunit DpsA has translation MKNKIAVIGGDMRQIYMANLMAKNNHVYIYGNRHKALSRNVYMAASLKEAVEGAQFIVCPIPFSKDNQHIYRTNSDKNIPYMELFEYMTPDQLILSGPYKQDVLQYAKENHIQLFDIVEANEFAILNSVPTAEGVLSMMIEYSSITLAGSKCLVLGYGRCGSTLARLASRLNMDVYVASADEEELMIATINRCKTAKIQDGQLKVIDYVQGDTLEEGRVLQLESFNYVINTIPVVLLDIHINKQLEDYMFIDIANVYEDNNNKFINARGVPGKYSPKTAGKIITGVVIKEINDRLEHRRT, from the coding sequence ATGAAAAACAAAATTGCAGTAATTGGCGGCGATATGCGTCAGATCTATATGGCTAATCTGATGGCAAAAAACAACCATGTCTACATATATGGTAATAGACACAAGGCACTTAGTCGTAACGTTTACATGGCAGCGTCTTTGAAAGAAGCTGTTGAAGGAGCACAGTTTATTGTATGTCCCATACCTTTTTCTAAGGATAATCAACATATCTACAGGACTAACTCGGATAAAAATATTCCTTACATGGAGCTTTTTGAGTATATGACACCTGATCAACTTATTTTATCAGGTCCATACAAACAAGATGTACTGCAATACGCAAAAGAAAACCATATTCAACTGTTTGATATTGTGGAAGCTAATGAGTTTGCTATCCTCAATTCAGTACCAACAGCAGAAGGTGTGCTAAGTATGATGATTGAATATTCAAGCATCACATTAGCAGGAAGTAAATGCCTTGTCCTAGGATATGGACGATGTGGTAGTACATTGGCAAGACTGGCGTCTAGATTAAACATGGATGTCTATGTTGCGTCAGCTGATGAAGAAGAATTAATGATAGCTACCATTAATCGGTGTAAGACAGCTAAAATACAGGATGGACAATTAAAAGTCATTGATTATGTTCAAGGAGATACTCTAGAGGAAGGTCGTGTGCTTCAATTAGAGTCATTTAACTATGTCATTAATACGATTCCTGTCGTACTTCTTGATATTCATATCAACAAACAACTGGAAGATTATATGTTTATAGACATTGCCAATGTATATGAAGATAATAACAATAAATTCATTAATGCCAGGGGTGTGCCAGGGAAGTACTCACCAAAAACAGCTGGAAAAATTATCACTGGTGTTGTTATAAAAGAAATCAATGATCGTTTAGAGCATAGACGAACATGA
- a CDS encoding GNAT family N-acetyltransferase, with protein sequence MAYHITYENDDLVIREIEAKDKAIIETWYHDKYQRDYPYTSMDGETDWFHAYEQNPSELILIADEKKKFHQPIGVVKLIVMNKKHVKMCGYIIGEKLAKGNGYSHAILSLAHDYVFTELYPKYICLEVETDNRPAVGTYIKAGYKINELFVKDGKDMYFMRILNPRYYEAVDENYN encoded by the coding sequence GTGGCTTACCACATAACTTATGAAAATGATGATTTGGTGATAAGAGAAATTGAGGCAAAAGATAAAGCAATCATTGAAACTTGGTATCATGACAAGTATCAAAGGGATTATCCGTATACTTCCATGGACGGTGAAACGGATTGGTTTCATGCCTATGAACAAAATCCATCTGAGCTTATCCTAATAGCAGACGAGAAAAAGAAATTTCATCAACCCATCGGAGTGGTTAAGTTAATAGTGATGAACAAAAAACATGTAAAAATGTGTGGTTATATTATTGGTGAAAAACTGGCAAAAGGTAATGGGTATAGTCATGCCATCCTTTCTTTGGCTCATGATTATGTGTTTACCGAGTTGTACCCAAAGTATATATGTTTAGAAGTGGAAACAGATAATCGACCTGCTGTTGGTACGTATATTAAGGCAGGGTATAAAATTAATGAACTCTTTGTTAAAGATGGTAAAGATATGTATTTCATGAGGATTTTAAATCCTCGGTATTATGAAGCCGTTGATGAGAACTATAACTAG
- a CDS encoding dipicolinate synthase subunit B: MKALEGIKIGFAVCGSFCTIAKVFEPIKRLMDDGAEVYPMMSVNAASIDTRFGKAEDFKKELETITGNPIQTKIEETEQIGPQKLYDILVVAPCTGNTMAKLANAITDTSVLMAMKATLRNAYPVVIAIATNDGLGLNLKNFGVLMNTEHVYFVPFGQDNYKKKKNSLVAKMDLIYDTILEALEGRQIQPVLVEYE; the protein is encoded by the coding sequence ATGAAAGCGTTAGAAGGTATAAAAATAGGCTTTGCTGTATGTGGATCCTTTTGTACCATTGCAAAAGTTTTTGAACCCATAAAAAGACTTATGGATGATGGGGCTGAAGTTTATCCCATGATGTCCGTTAATGCCGCAAGCATAGATACCCGATTTGGTAAAGCAGAAGATTTCAAAAAAGAATTAGAAACGATAACTGGAAATCCTATTCAGACGAAAATAGAGGAGACAGAGCAAATAGGTCCTCAAAAATTATATGATATCCTTGTTGTAGCACCTTGTACAGGTAATACCATGGCAAAATTAGCCAATGCCATTACAGATACATCTGTACTTATGGCTATGAAAGCCACCTTAAGAAATGCATACCCTGTTGTGATTGCTATTGCAACGAATGATGGCTTAGGCCTTAATCTCAAGAATTTTGGTGTGCTTATGAATACGGAGCATGTTTATTTCGTGCCATTTGGGCAGGATAATTATAAAAAGAAAAAGAATTCACTTGTTGCTAAGATGGATTTAATCTATGATACCATTCTAGAAGCATTAGAAGGAAGACAAATACAACCTGTCTTAGTAGAGTATGAATAA
- a CDS encoding YlzJ-like family protein, with amino-acid sequence MFYSIVPYDQLFSTNEEEYKYEEVAHNGLTIQVYRKDDKMIIKRVISTDPKVYLDEKYSPGSELKM; translated from the coding sequence ATGTTTTATTCCATCGTACCTTATGACCAGTTATTTTCAACCAACGAGGAAGAGTATAAATACGAAGAAGTAGCACACAATGGTCTTACTATTCAGGTCTACCGTAAAGATGATAAAATGATTATTAAGCGGGTGATATCCACAGACCCCAAGGTATACCTGGATGAAAAATATAGCCCGGGAAGTGAATTGAAAATGTAA
- the dapG gene encoding aspartate kinase yields the protein MRILIQKFGGTSMATEQTRTDVMNKILEAKKKYEGVVVVVSAIGRLGAPYATDSLLHLVNHKHTNLSPREVDLLMSVGETISSLIMANTLLDQGHKACALTGGGAGIMTDSHFNHAEVTHIHTKPLMTLLREDTIPIVAGFQGVNVDRHVTTLGRGGSDTTAVLLGEALEAEAVEIFTDVDGIMTADPRICKSAKIINTISYNEVFQMAGSGAKVIHPRAVEVARRAGIPLIIKNTFSEAEGTSIMRHIGPTNKKTVDEQIITSIAHISDRVQFSIFGQIDDEKFFTDLAKENVSIDIINIFPDRKVFTIEEHCKNKVIHLLEAFGAEYSLIEGCCKVTVIGERMTGVPGVMAKILRCLSKASVEILQTADSLSTIACLIREKDLEIAVEALHEEFMVSEYVSK from the coding sequence ATGAGGATATTGATTCAAAAATTTGGTGGTACATCCATGGCTACCGAACAAACAAGAACAGATGTGATGAACAAAATTTTAGAAGCTAAAAAGAAATATGAGGGAGTAGTGGTCGTGGTGTCAGCAATAGGTAGACTTGGAGCGCCATATGCCACAGATTCACTGCTTCATCTCGTTAATCATAAACATACCAATCTATCACCAAGAGAAGTGGATCTTCTCATGTCAGTAGGTGAGACCATATCTTCCTTGATTATGGCTAACACACTTCTTGATCAAGGGCACAAGGCTTGTGCCCTTACAGGTGGTGGAGCAGGTATTATGACAGACAGTCATTTTAATCATGCAGAGGTAACACATATTCATACAAAGCCATTAATGACATTGTTAAGGGAAGATACAATTCCGATCGTTGCTGGCTTTCAAGGGGTCAATGTAGATCGTCATGTCACAACGCTTGGCAGGGGTGGCAGTGATACAACAGCAGTACTGCTTGGTGAAGCATTAGAGGCAGAAGCAGTTGAAATCTTTACAGATGTAGATGGGATTATGACTGCTGACCCCCGTATATGCAAAAGTGCCAAAATAATTAACACCATTAGTTATAATGAAGTGTTTCAGATGGCTGGAAGCGGTGCAAAAGTAATCCATCCTCGAGCTGTTGAAGTGGCTAGGCGAGCAGGGATACCACTCATTATTAAAAATACATTTAGTGAGGCGGAAGGAACAAGTATAATGCGCCATATTGGACCAACGAACAAGAAGACTGTGGATGAACAGATTATCACGAGCATCGCACATATTTCAGACAGAGTTCAATTTTCCATATTCGGGCAAATTGATGATGAGAAATTTTTTACTGATCTAGCAAAAGAGAATGTGAGCATTGATATCATCAACATTTTTCCAGATCGAAAAGTGTTTACCATAGAAGAACATTGTAAAAACAAAGTCATTCATTTACTAGAAGCTTTTGGAGCAGAATATTCGTTAATAGAAGGTTGTTGTAAAGTAACCGTTATAGGTGAAAGAATGACAGGCGTACCTGGTGTAATGGCCAAGATTCTAAGATGTTTAAGTAAAGCTTCTGTTGAAATTCTTCAGACAGCAGACTCGCTATCAACCATTGCATGTTTAATTCGTGAAAAAGATTTAGAAATTGCTGTTGAAGCACTTCATGAAGAATTTATGGTAAGTGAATATGTATCCAAATGA
- a CDS encoding helix-turn-helix domain-containing protein: MKNNYLLINELATLFDVTTHTLRFYEQKGLITPVARTEKGYRLYDFESISRLEEILMCRSIDMPIHDIIDYLNRKSVDHLSHHLSRLETQLDKKIQALRDIKSQLKSGQETIDYYRIHKDTFFTQSFEERYLLFLEDIDDAKDFQLSEKDFYHAFLKSSHNQALKLSKDLVFISTRATTKLYLLIHPADISNFNMKDLRILPKSNYLCHFHVSTSQKDYMKLLRKVEAYLKKHHLTSEDYLIDILSTNYSIMTEKSDLTCMQLPVYNI; encoded by the coding sequence ATGAAAAATAATTATTTATTAATCAACGAACTGGCAACATTATTTGATGTGACCACACACACCCTACGGTTTTATGAGCAAAAAGGTTTAATTACACCTGTTGCAAGAACGGAAAAAGGCTATCGTCTATATGATTTTGAATCCATATCACGACTCGAAGAAATCCTCATGTGTCGTTCTATTGACATGCCTATCCATGATATTATCGATTACCTCAACAGGAAAAGTGTTGATCATTTATCCCACCATCTCTCTCGTTTGGAGACTCAATTGGATAAAAAAATTCAAGCATTACGAGACATTAAATCTCAGCTCAAATCTGGTCAAGAAACCATTGATTATTATCGTATCCATAAAGACACTTTTTTTACTCAGTCCTTTGAAGAACGTTATTTACTATTTCTTGAAGATATTGATGATGCCAAGGACTTCCAGTTAAGTGAAAAAGATTTTTATCATGCATTTCTAAAATCAAGTCATAATCAAGCTCTTAAGTTAAGTAAAGATCTGGTTTTTATATCAACCCGAGCTACAACAAAACTCTATCTTTTAATTCATCCAGCAGATATCTCCAACTTCAATATGAAGGACTTAAGAATCCTTCCAAAAAGTAACTACCTATGCCATTTTCATGTGTCAACATCCCAGAAGGACTACATGAAACTCTTAAGGAAGGTTGAAGCGTATTTAAAGAAGCATCATCTGACATCAGAAGACTATCTCATTGACATTTTATCCACGAACTATAGCATTATGACAGAAAAGTCAGACCTAACATGTATGCAGCTGCCCGTATACAACATCTAA
- a CDS encoding (S)-benzoin forming benzil reductase produces MNYFIITGTSRGIGEAIARQVLHKNHCLFCISRTENQQLLEAARDKQVQLYSIAYDLNEVYGIEQLMQDIFLKIEKEQIDGIFLINNAGVVKPIKPVGRCQDLEIIQNIHVNLLAPMLLTSEFTKHVRSLQVKKRVFNISSGAGKKPYHGWSAYCSAKAGLDLFTQCADLEEEQEAYPVEMLSFAPGIVDTQMQSDIRESDKNDFTQLERFIDFKESGILLAPEKVADIIIELLLHQQWGKKRVVDIQEYLVDRE; encoded by the coding sequence ATGAATTATTTTATTATTACAGGTACATCTAGAGGAATTGGAGAAGCTATCGCTCGACAAGTATTACATAAAAATCATTGCTTATTTTGTATCTCAAGAACAGAGAATCAACAATTGCTTGAAGCAGCCAGAGATAAGCAAGTTCAATTATATTCTATTGCATATGATTTGAATGAAGTCTATGGAATCGAACAACTTATGCAAGATATTTTTTTAAAAATAGAGAAGGAGCAGATAGACGGGATCTTTTTAATTAATAATGCTGGTGTGGTCAAACCTATTAAACCTGTTGGTCGATGTCAAGATTTAGAAATTATCCAGAATATCCATGTTAATTTACTTGCACCTATGCTTTTAACATCAGAGTTTACGAAGCATGTGCGTTCACTTCAGGTGAAAAAGCGGGTTTTCAATATTTCCTCTGGAGCAGGTAAAAAGCCTTATCATGGGTGGAGTGCTTATTGCAGTGCCAAAGCTGGCCTTGATTTATTTACGCAATGTGCAGACCTTGAAGAAGAGCAAGAAGCATACCCCGTAGAAATGCTATCTTTTGCACCAGGTATTGTGGATACGCAGATGCAATCGGACATTAGAGAATCGGATAAAAATGATTTTACACAATTAGAGCGTTTTATTGATTTTAAAGAAAGCGGCATACTCCTTGCCCCTGAAAAAGTAGCTGATATTATCATAGAACTATTACTTCACCAACAATGGGGAAAGAAACGCGTTGTGGATATACAAGAATACTTAGTTGACCGTGAATAA
- a CDS encoding dipeptide epimerase: MKITDIRIEKLSTPLKKPFKTALRTLQTMEHILVVVKTDKGIDGYGGAAPTAVITGDTTASIMGAIDCIKSSIIGRDIRQVEDIFIRINHCMVGNTSAKAAVDMAVYDLYGKLYGAPLYQLLGGYRTHLLTDLTISLNAPHVMVSHSLDAVSKGYTTLKIKVGEDAQKDINRLLAIRKAVGEDVVLRIDANQGWKPKEAVYVIQRMEQGDIHITCAEQPVNGKDFEGMKYVKERVNIPIIADESVFSPADALRLIQMQAVDMMNIKLMKTGGIYNALTIMALAEAAGIQCMIGSMMESKIGIAAAAHLGASKAVIVDVDLDVPILCEEDSIMGGVIYDGSKISFTNKPGLGLEQIAIE; the protein is encoded by the coding sequence ATGAAAATAACGGATATCAGGATTGAGAAATTATCCACACCACTTAAGAAACCTTTTAAAACAGCTTTAAGAACATTGCAAACCATGGAGCATATACTCGTGGTGGTTAAGACAGATAAGGGCATCGACGGGTATGGAGGAGCCGCTCCCACCGCGGTCATAACAGGAGATACAACAGCATCTATCATGGGAGCAATTGATTGTATCAAATCATCGATTATAGGCAGAGATATTAGACAAGTAGAAGATATTTTCATAAGGATTAATCATTGCATGGTGGGAAATACAAGCGCAAAAGCAGCTGTTGATATGGCTGTATATGATCTCTATGGCAAATTATATGGTGCGCCACTCTATCAATTGTTAGGTGGATATCGCACCCATCTGTTAACGGATTTAACCATTAGTTTAAATGCCCCACATGTGATGGTGAGCCATAGCCTGGATGCTGTATCAAAAGGGTATACAACTCTTAAGATAAAAGTAGGTGAAGATGCCCAAAAGGATATCAATCGGTTATTAGCTATTCGAAAAGCAGTAGGCGAAGACGTGGTTTTACGTATTGATGCCAATCAAGGGTGGAAGCCAAAAGAAGCTGTCTATGTCATTCAACGGATGGAGCAAGGAGATATTCATATTACATGTGCTGAACAACCTGTAAATGGGAAAGATTTTGAGGGCATGAAATATGTAAAAGAGCGTGTAAACATTCCAATTATAGCCGATGAGAGTGTCTTCTCACCTGCAGATGCCTTAAGACTTATACAGATGCAGGCTGTGGATATGATGAATATTAAGCTAATGAAAACAGGAGGTATATACAATGCCCTGACAATTATGGCACTTGCAGAAGCAGCAGGTATACAATGCATGATTGGTTCAATGATGGAAAGTAAAATAGGCATTGCAGCGGCTGCACACCTTGGTGCTTCAAAAGCTGTCATTGTTGATGTGGATTTGGATGTACCTATCTTATGTGAAGAAGACTCTATTATGGGAGGGGTTATCTATGATGGTAGTAAGATATCCTTTACCAATAAGCCTGGTTTGGGGCTTGAACAGATTGCTATAGAATAA
- a CDS encoding DUF3795 domain-containing protein produces MILMNPVLGVCGCICSECDLFNNDCKGCHAVEGVACWLHDVGLDVCDFYACCKKDKHLQHCGECQEIPCSKFWANKNPEWTKEEHQQIVQDRVDLLRGLINEG; encoded by the coding sequence ATGATCTTAATGAATCCTGTCCTTGGTGTTTGTGGGTGTATATGCAGTGAATGTGATTTATTTAATAACGATTGTAAAGGGTGTCATGCAGTTGAGGGTGTAGCCTGTTGGCTGCATGATGTAGGTCTTGATGTTTGCGATTTTTATGCATGTTGTAAAAAGGATAAACACTTGCAGCATTGTGGTGAATGTCAAGAGATCCCTTGCAGTAAGTTTTGGGCTAATAAAAATCCTGAGTGGACGAAAGAGGAACATCAACAGATTGTTCAAGACCGTGTGGATCTGCTTAGGGGATTGATTAATGAGGGTTAA
- a CDS encoding undecaprenyl-diphosphate phosphatase — protein MSFVEAIIMGVIQGLTEFLPVSSSGHLAITRNILGLELDSILFEVLLHMGTLVAIVAVYYKDVLELIAGGFSIIGGCIRYIYIKGSNMILHHNRKVPPIINHEHQKFVMLIIVASIPTAIIGLLLENTITKAFNILLIPGICLLITGGLLYTTNKIPSGSKKEGKTTYKDAALVGVFQGLAGLPGISRSGSTIVAGLLRGFNKEFAVKFSFLMSLPAVIGAMLLQLKDMTLRTIPSVITAPYLAGTAISALVGYICIKFLIRLIKQNKLHYFAYYCFAVGLIVIGAYFIM, from the coding sequence ATGTCATTTGTTGAAGCAATTATTATGGGGGTTATACAAGGGCTTACTGAATTTTTACCTGTTAGCAGTTCGGGACATCTGGCAATTACAAGAAACATTTTGGGACTAGAACTGGATAGCATATTATTTGAAGTGTTATTACATATGGGTACACTGGTAGCTATTGTAGCTGTTTATTATAAAGATGTGCTGGAACTTATAGCTGGCGGGTTCAGTATTATCGGAGGATGTATTAGGTACATCTATATTAAGGGAAGTAATATGATCTTGCATCATAATCGAAAAGTACCTCCCATCATTAACCATGAACATCAGAAATTTGTGATGCTTATTATTGTTGCAAGTATACCAACAGCAATTATTGGTTTACTATTGGAAAATACCATTACAAAAGCATTTAATATATTATTAATACCGGGTATATGTCTGCTCATAACAGGCGGCTTATTGTATACAACCAATAAAATACCCTCAGGGTCAAAAAAAGAAGGGAAGACTACTTACAAGGATGCTGCCCTTGTTGGTGTATTTCAAGGACTAGCAGGACTCCCAGGTATATCAAGGTCTGGATCAACCATTGTAGCTGGCTTATTAAGAGGATTTAACAAAGAATTTGCCGTAAAATTCTCATTCCTCATGTCCTTACCAGCTGTTATTGGGGCCATGCTTTTACAATTAAAAGATATGACACTTCGTACCATACCATCGGTTATTACCGCTCCTTATCTTGCAGGGACAGCTATATCAGCATTGGTTGGCTATATATGTATCAAGTTTTTAATACGATTAATTAAGCAAAATAAACTACATTATTTTGCTTACTATTGTTTTGCTGTAGGTCTTATTGTGATTGGGGCTTACTTTATCATGTAA